One stretch of Anas acuta chromosome W, bAnaAcu1.1, whole genome shotgun sequence DNA includes these proteins:
- the LOC137846913 gene encoding olfactory receptor 14C36-like, with translation MSNNSSVSEFLLLAFADTRELQLLHFALFLGIYLAALLGNGLILSAVACHHRLHTPMYFFLLNLALLDLGCISTTLPKAMANALWDTRAISYQGCAAQVFFFVFFIGAEYSLLTVMAYDRYVAICQPLHYGNLLGSRACAQMAAAAWGSGFLNAVLHTANTLSLTLCQGNAVDQFFCEIPHILKLSCSNSYLREVWAILFSIFLAFGCFVFIVASYVQIFRAVLTIPSEQGRHKAFSTCLPHLIVNSLMISTSIFAYLKPPSISSPSLDLVVTVLYSVVPPVANPLIYSLRNRELRDSIRTLLEYTYLQQIHL, from the coding sequence ATGTCCAACAacagctctgtgagtgagttcctcctgctggcatttgcagacacacgcgagctgcagctcctgcacttcgcgctcttcctgggcatctacctggctgccctcctgggcaacggcctcatcctcagcgccgtagcctgccaccaccgcctccacacccccatgtacttcttcctgctcaacctcgccctcctcgacctgggctgcatctccaccactctgcccaaagccatggccaatgccctctgggacaccagggccatctcctatcaaggatgtgctgctcaggtcttcttttttgtcttcttcattggagcagagtattcccttctgaccgtcatggcctatgaccgctacgttgccatctgccagcccctgcactacgggaacctcctgggcagcagagcttgtgcccagatggcagcagctgcctggggcagtggctttctcaatgctgtcctgcacacggccaacacacTTTCCCTGaccctctgccaaggcaatgctgtggaccagttcttctgtgaaatcccccacatcctcaagcttTCCTGCTCAAATTCCTATCTCAGAGAAGTTTGGGCAATTCTGTTTAGCATATTTTTAGCAtttggttgctttgttttcattgtggcGTCCTATGTTCAGATattcagggcagtgctgacgattccctctgagcagggccggcacaaagccttctccacgtgcctccctcacctgatTGTCAACTCCCTGATGATCAGCACTTCCAtctttgcctacctgaagcccccctccatctcctccccatccctggacctggtggtcaCAGTTCTGTACAGCGTGGTTCCTCCAGTAGCAAACCCTCTCATCTATAGCTTGAGGAACCGGGAACTAAGGGATTCCATCAGGACTCTACTTGAATACACATATCTTCAGCAAATTCACCTATAA